The sequence ACCCCGTTACCGCGGCATTGCCTACCACGTGAAAACCAAGCAAGATGTAAAGGCTGTAAAGCAATGTGTAAAGAATCTGCCTTTCGATCAGTGGGCAGAGGCTTTGCGTACTACCTTTAACCCCGATTCTGTGATCCGCATCCGTGTGGAGAAAGGACTGTTTAAACTTGGCGATAATCCTACCATTGATAAGATGGTGTTTAAGCAGGCTACCAGTTCAACATCTGATGCTAATTATCCCATCGATGCTGTATATGGCAAGAAACTGAAGCGTCCAGATAACTATCAGGATGTGCGTCAGCAAGTGGTTGAGGATCTGCAGGATTACCTGGAGCAGGAGTGGGTTGAAGCCTTACGCCATCGTTATCAGGTAGAAGTGAATCAAGAAGTATTGAAAACTGTAAATAAACATCTATGAGTATTATAAAGAAAGTAATGACACTGGCGCTTCTGGCCTTGCCTTTGGTAGCTACTGCCCAGAAGAAGGATTCTATTGGTACCGTCATCGACGAAGTGGTATGGGTGGTTGGCGATGAAGCCATCCTCCGTTCGGATGTTGAAGCCCTGCGCATGCAGTCGGCTATGGAAGGTGTAAAATGGAGTGGAAACCCCGACTGCACTATTCCAGAGCAGATTGCAGTTCAGAAACTGTTCAAGCACCAGGCTCAGATTGATAGTATTGAGGTGACCGATGCCGATGTGGCACAGGAGGTAGAGCAGCAGATTAGCTACTGGCTCGAGATGGTTGATGGTTCACGTGAGCGCCTCGAGGAGTACAAGCACCAGAACCTGACACAGATTCGTGCCGACCTGCGCGAGGAAATGAAAGATCGTCAGATGGTACAGAAAATGAAGCAGAAGCTTGTTGAGGATATTGCCGTTACACCTGCTGAGGTTCGTCGCTATTTCAGTGCCCTGCCACAGGATAGTCTGCCTTTTGTTCCTACCGAGGTTGAAGTACAGATTGTACAGCTTACCCCAAAGATTGAACAGGAGGAACTGAACCGTGTAAAGGATGAACTGCGTAACTATACAGAGCGTGTAAATAAGGGTGAAACCCGATTCCAGACTTTGGCACAGTTGTATTCTGAGGACCCAGGTTCTGCTCGTCGTGGTGGTGAGCTCGGTCTGATGGGACGTGGTACCCTTGATCCTGCCTTTGCTGCTGTTGCTTTCAATCTTACCGATCCTAAAAAGGTGTCGAAGATTGTTGAGTCGGAGTTCGGTTTCCATATCATCCAGCTGATTGAGAAGCGTGGTGACAAGGTGAATGTACGTCATATCCTGCGTAAGCCTGTGGTATCGCAGGAGTCTGTTGACCGTGCTTTGGGTCGTCTGGATTCTATTGCGGCCGATTTGCGTGCCGAGAAATTCAGCTTTGAGGATGCTGCCTCACTGATTTCTGACGATAAGGATACCCGTAACGCCAAGGGACTGTTGAGTACCGATCAGATGCGTACTGGTAAGACCTCATCTAAGTTCCGTATGCAGGACCTGCCTGCTGAGATTGCCAAGGCTGTTGATACACTGAAGGTGGGTGAGATCTCTAATGCCTTCCAGATGATTAACCAGCGTGGTAAGACCGTATGTGTGATTGCTAAGCTGAAGAGTCGTACCGAAGGTCATAAGGCCTCTGTAACCGAGGACTTCCAGATTATGAAGGACGTGGTGCTGAATAAGCGTCGTGAGGACCGTATCCATCAGTGGGTAGTAGATAAGATTAAGAGTACTTATACCCGACTGAACGACGATTATAAGGATTGCAATTTCGAATATGAAGGTTGGATTAAGTAGAGCTGCTCTATTCCTGTCAATCGTTCTGATGGTTGGCTTCGTTTCTGCATTTGCCCAGCAAAAGCAGCAGCGTCGTCGTCCGGCTGCACGTAAAACGGCTAAGGCTAAGGATACACGTGTGTATCTGGTGCATGCCGATGTGCTGCATTACGACCAGCTGAAGAATCCCGATGCCACCATTCTGAATGGTAAGGTACATTTTACACATCAGGGTGCCCGATTGTATTGCGATAGTGCCTATTTCTATGAGGCTAGCAATTCGTTCGAGGCGTTCGGACATGTGAAGATGTACCAGGGCGATACGCTCTCGCTGTTGAGCGATTATGCTTATTACGATGGTAACGAGCAGATGGCTCGTGCCCGTTATAATGTGGTGCTGAAGCATAAGAAGACCACTCTTTATACCGATAGCCTTGATTACGACCGTTTGTATGATAATGCCTACTTCTTTGAGGGTGGAAAGATGATTGACGGTAAGACTACGCTTACCTCCGACTGGGGAGAATATAACACCAAGAGCAAAATGTCGGTATTCAATTACGATGTGAAGATGAAGAGTCCCAAGTTCTTCCTCACTACCGATACTCTTTATTACGACACCCGTTTGTCGATGGCTCATATTGTTGGTCCGTCGAATATCACCTCGGGAGAGAGCCATATCTATTCCGAGCAAGGCTATTATGATACCAAGAACGACCGTGCCCGCCTGATGAACCGCTCGGTTCTCTCTAATCAGGGAAAGATGATGGTGGGAGATAGTGTGTACTACGACAGCAAACAGGGCTTTAGCCAGGCCTTCCGCAACGTTGTGTATGTGGATTCTGTAAACAAGAATAAACTTACAGGTAACTATGGCGAGTACTACGAGAATACCGGTTTTGCGCTGTGTACGGATAGTGCCGTAGCCATCGACTACTCGCAGGGCGACTCGTTGTTTATGCATGCCGATACATTTAAGGTGGTAACCTATAATATTGAAACCGATTCGGTGTATCGCAAAATCTTTGCTTTCCATCATGTGCGTGCATTCCGAAACGATGTGCAGGCTGTTTGCGACTCACTTATCTATAACTCGCTCGATTCGTGTATGACGCTCTATCACGATCCTATCGTGTGGAACAATAACCAGCAGTTGGTGGGCGACCGTATCGAGGTGTTTATGAAAGATTCGCTGATCGATCATGCCCATGTTATCGACAACTGTTTCTCGATACAACAACTTCGTAGCGATACTACGCTTTATAATCAGGTGTCGTCGAAGGAGATGTTTGCCTACTTTATTGATGGTGCCATCCACGAAGCCCAAGCTAAGGGTAATGTGCTGATAGGTTATTATTTTGAGGAGGGCGACAGCGTGGCGATTATCTATAATTACCAGGAAACATCCGAACTTCGTATGTTCCTGAAGGACCGTAAACTGCAAAAGGTATGGACACCCAAGAGCAGTGGTACGATGTATCCGCTAAACCAGATCCCTAATGATCGTAAGCATCTGCCAGGCTTTGCGTGGTATAACTACGTGCGCCCAATGAATCGCTACGACATTTTCAATTGGCGCGAAAAGAAAAGCGTTGAAAACTAAGACTGAAAAATGGATTTAATACATCTTCTTCCCGATAGTGTTGCTAACCAGATTGCCGCTGGTGAGGTAATACAGCGTCCGGCTTCTGTTATCAAGGAGCTGGTTGAGAATTCTGTTGATGCAGGTGCCAAGACCATCCATGTGATTGTGGTGGATGCTGGTCGTACCTCTATTCAGGTTATCGACGATGGTAAGGGCATGAGTGAGACCGATGCACGATTGGCGTTCGAGCGCCATGCTACATCGAAGATCTCGCAGGCCGACGATCTGTTTGCCCTGCACACCATGGGATTCCGTGGCGAGGCTTTGGCTTCGATTGCTGCCGTGGCACAGGTTGAACTGCAAACACGTCGACAGGAAGATGAGATAGGAACCAAGGTTTCAATTGCTGGGTCGAAGGTAACTCGACAGGAACCGGTATCTTGTCCGGTGGGATCTAACTTTAAGGTTGATAACCTGTTCTTCAATGTACCTGCCCGTCGCAAGTTCCTGAAGACGAATGCTACCGAGCTGAATAATATCTTGACAGCTTTCGAGCGTATCGTGCTCGTTTATCCCGATATTCATTTTACCTTGCACAATAATGGGGTAGAGATGCTGAACCTGCGTGCAGGCTCTGTACGTCAGCGCATTGCAGATGTGTTTGGAAAACAGTATAATCAGGATTTAGTACCTGTTGAGGTGCATACAGCCATGTGTACGGTTTCTGGTTTTGTGGGTAAACCTGAGGCTGCCCGCAAAAAAACTGGGTGCGACTATTTCTTCGTCAATGGTCGCTTTATGAAGCACCCTTACTTTCACAAGGCTGTGATGAAAGCTTACGACCGTTTGGTGCCCGAAGGTATGGCTGTACCTTATTTCTTGTATATAGAAGTAGAGCCAGGCGAGATAGATGTGAACATACATCCTACCAAGACCGAAATTAAGTTTGAGAATGAACAGGCCATCTGGCAGATTCTGTCGGCAGCTGTTCGTGATGGTATTGGCAAGTACTGCGAAGTGCCTTCGATTGATTTCGATACTCAGGGACAACCAGACATTCCCTTGTTTGATAGTAACAGCAACACTTTCCAAGATAGTTTTGCTGCGCCCAAGGTTAACTATAACCCAGATTATAATCCGTTTAAGCAGAGTGGTGGAAGTAGTTCCAGCAGTGTGCCTAATCAGTGGGAGAGTTTGTATCAGGGTGTGGAACAGGGCTCGTTCCGTGAGGAACCTGTACAGCAACCATCGTTCTTTGACGATGAAAACGTTGTGGCGCCACAGTCGGCTACCGAGATTCTCTCTGAGAAGTCGCCTGCTCACTACCAGTATAAGGGCAAGTACCTGATGACGGCAGTAAAATCCGGTCTGATGATTATCGACCAGCATCGTGCCAGCATCCGTGTGCTTTACGATCGTTACCTGAATCAGCACGACGGTCATGTTATCAGCACCCAGAAAATGCTGTTCCCTGAAACGATTACATTCTCGCCGTCCGAGGGTGTTACCATGCAGCAGCTGTTGCCCGAACTTACCGCTTATGGTTTCGACCTGAGCGATTTAGGTGGTAATACCTATGCTGTGAATGGTATTCCTGCTGGACTCGAAGGTATTAATCCGCAGAACCTGCTGCACGACATGCTGTCATCAACGAGTGCAGCCGATTCGATAGAGGCTATTCATACTGCTTTGGCACTCCGCCTAGCCCAGAGTGCTGCCATTCCTTATGGTCAGATACTGACTAACGACGAAATTGAGAGCATCATTAACGATCTTTTCTCGTGCTCGAACGTCAATTATACACCCGATGGAAAAGCTATACTTTGCATACTTCCACAGGGCGATATTGAGCATTTATTGGGTTAAAATGTGAATGAAGGTTAAATTCTAACAGATTTCTTGTAAAACATGCGGTAGTTTCAAAAAATCTTCTTACCTTTGCACCCGCTTACAAGAAATGAGGGCGTTTAGCTCAGCTGGTTTAGAGCATCTGCCTTACAAGCAGAGGGTCGGCGGTTCGAATCCGTCAACGCCCACAACAACAAGTTAGGATGTGATTTCGGTCACATCCTTTTTTCATTTAACAACAGACATAACTGCCACATGAAGAAGGTTAAGAATAGCGAACTACTGCTTTCATACATCCGTGAAGGACGTGAGATGAGCCAAAGAGAAAAACTTTGGTTGATTGTTAGTTTGAGTATTCCTTCGATCCTGGCACAGATATCAGCTACCATCATGTTTTTTATCGATGCCTCGATGGTGGGCCATTTGGGTGCCAAGGCATCGGCTTCAATCGGTCTGGTGGAAACTACCGGTTGGCTGTTGGGTGGTTTGGCTTCGGCAGCTAACATGGGCTTTTCGGTGCAGGTGGCGCATTTTATTGGTGCCAACGACTTTGAGGCGGCCCGTCGTGTCTTGCGCCAGGCTTTAGTGTGCTGTATGGTTTGGGCACTATTGATATCCATTACATCGGTAGCTATCAGTCCATTCCTGCCTTATTGGATGGGAGGAACGGCTGAGATTGCCCGCGATGCCTCATTGTATTTCGGTATTTTCGGAGCTTGTGGTATCTTTTTTCAGATGGAGGGATTGGCAGGTTCTATGCTCAAGTGCTCGGGTAACATGAAGATTCCCTCGATGTTGAATATCGGCATGTGCGTGATGGATGTGGTGTTTAACTACCTGTTTATTTATATTTTAGGTTTGGGTGTGATGGGTGCTGCCATTGGTACAGGTATGGCCATGCTGGTTACAGCTAGTCTGATGCTGTATTTCCTATTGGTACGCTCAAAAATGCTCTCATTGGTAGGACGCCCAGGTTCATTCAAGCCAAAAGCTGATACCATTGGTACTGCTTTCAGAATTGGTGCCCCCATGGGTTTGCAGCATCTGCTAATGGGATCGGCTCAGATGGTGAGCACGCTGATTGTGGCACCATTGGGTACGATTGCTATTGCTGCCCATTCGTTGGCTATTACGGTAGAGAGTTTATGCTATATGCCTGGTTTCGGTATTGCCGAGGCTGCCACTACATTGGTGGGACAGGGTATAGGTGCAGGGCAGAAACAGCTTACCCGCTCGTTTGCCCATATGTCGGTTGGTTTAGGCATGATGGTAATGACACTGATGGGTGTGCTGATGTGGACTTTTGCACCACAGTTGATGGCTATCATGTCGCCTGTTGATGAAGTGATAGCTCTGGGTGCTCAGGTTCTGCGTATCGAAGCATGGGCAGAGCCGATGTTTGCTGCTGCCATTGTAGTTAACGGTATTTTCGTGGGTGCAGGCGATACCATCATCCCGGCCATCATGAGTTTGGGTTCTATGTGGGCTGTTCGTTTGTCGTTGGCTGCCACACTGGCTCCCAAATGGGGTTTAATGGGTGTATGGACTGCTATGGCCATCGAACTTACCTTCCGTGGTATTATCTTCCTTGTGCGCTTGTTCAAAGGAAGTTGGGCTGATAAGTTGAAACTCAAGCAAGCTTAATTCATAATTTACTGTTTTAGTAGATAGCAAAAAAAAGCCGCTCAAGGGTCATCAACGACTCGAGGGCGGCACCAACAATCTATGAATAACTAAAAACCTTTTTCTGAGAAAAAACGGAGTGTCACCACTGCGTCTTTGTTATCCTTACTAACAAATCTTTTCTAACACCTTAGAAATACCTATCTCCAATTTAACTAATAAACCTAAAACCAAATTCTAACTAACTATTAACTCTAACTAAAACCTAAATCAATCAATCTTTATATACCTTAACTAATACCTCTGTATTGTTTTCTATGCTTCTATTAAAGAACTCTTGTTTTCTTTTGACGTTGCAAAGGTACGACGATTTTTGCAACCACACAAGAAATATGATGTACTTTCCTCAAAAAAGTACACTTCTTTTGATATACATCAAGCTGTTGTGTGCGAACACAATCGATTTGTGTGCGAAAACGGGTCTTTTTTACACTTGTTTACAGTGCGCTACAATTTTTCACGATTTTAGGAGTCTGATATAGGTTTCGTAGGGTATAAAACGGCCTCCCATGCGCTTTAAATGTGGTGTTTCAAACTGGCAGTCAATCAGTTTGCCGCCCAGTTTATCGAAGGTTTGTGCCAGATGTATCAGGGCTAACTTTGAGGCGTTGGGTACTAATGAGAACATACTCTCGCCGAAAAAGGCTGTACCTAGGTTTATGCCGTACAGACCTCCCACTAGTGTCTCGCCCTGCCACACTTCAACACTGGCAGCAAATCCCTGTCGGTGCATCTCGGTATAGGCCTCAATCATTTCAGGACCTAACCAGGCGCCTTCGTCGTTGTTGCGGTTTTGGGCGGTGGCGCAGCCACGTATCACCCCTTCAAAGTCTTGATTGATGGTTATCTGTAGTTCGCCCTTCCTGATAACTTGTTGCATGGAGTGGCTTATATGTACTTCGTTAGGAAATATAACGAAGCGCTGCAGCGGACAGTACCATAGCGGCTCCTGCTGGTGTCGGTAGGCAAACCAGGGGAAGAAACCATTGCTGTAGGCTAGCAGAAGTCTGTCAACAGATAGATCGCCGCCCACAGCCACTAATCCATCCTCTTCGCCAAGGTGTGGATCGGGAAACCACAGATCGTTATCCAATTGATAAACTGCCATCGCGTGTACTTATTATAATATGTCCACCTTGTTTCAGACTGCCGAACAGTATCTCGCGCATGAGTAGCGGTTTCAGTCGCTGGGCTATCACGCGGTCCATCTCGCGGGCACCGTATTCGTGGGTGTAGCCCTCGTCAAGCAGCAGCTTAAAGGCCTCGTCGCTCAGTGTCATCTCTACTTGTTTCGCGGTCAGTTTGTCCTGCAACTCGCTTAACTTCTTCTTTAGGATGAGTGTGGCCATCTCGTGATCCATATCGTTGAACACTACCGTGCCCGACAGGCGGTTGATGAATTCGGGCTTGAATGTTTTCTTTACCTGTTTCAACATGGCCTCGCCGCGCGATGTGTTACCTGTAAAGCCTATGTTGGCTTGTGCAGCATATTGGGCACCTGCGTTCGAGGTCATAATCAGTATCACGTTGCGGAAGTCGGCCTTGCGCCCTTTGTTGTCGGTCAAGCGTGCATAGTCCATTACCTGCAGCAGGATATTATAGATGTCCTGATGCGCTTTTTCTATCTCGTCGAGTAGTAACACGCAGTTAGGTGTTTTGCGGATGGCATCGGTAAGTAGTCCGCCATCCTCGTAGCCTATATAGCCTGCAGGCGAGCCTATCAGCTTGGCAACGGTGTGCTTCTCGGTATATTCACTCATATCGAAACGTAGCAACGCTATGCCAAGCTCTTTGGCCAGCACGCGTGCCACCTCTGTTTTGCCCACACCTGTGGGACCAACAAACAATAGTGATGCCAGCGGCTTATTGTCATCAAGCAGTCCGGCTTTCGACATCTGTACAGCTTCTACTACCTGACGGATAGCCTCGTCCTGTCCGTATATCTTCTGGAGCAGACGTGGGGCCAGTGTTTCCAGTTGAGCGTTATCGTCATCGCTGTTCATAGCCATAGTGTCTACCTTGCAGGTTTTTGCCAGTACATCGGCAATATCGACTTTGTTGACGTTTGCAGGTTGTGCGCCATCTTTAAGCTCTGCTGCAGCTCCTGCTTCGTCTATCAAGTCGATGGCTTTATCGGGTAGAAAACGGTCGTTTACGTATTTATAGCTGGCATCAACGGCAAAGTCGAGTGCCGCCTCGTCGTATGTGACGTGATGGAAACTCTCGTATTGCGAGCGTAACTGGCGCACGATGTGCTTGGTTTCTTCGGGTGTTGGCTCGGGAATGTCGATTTGCTGGAAACGGCGCACCAGACCTTTTGAACGGGCAAAGTGACGGTTGTACTCTTCGTAGGTTGTCGATCCGATAAAACGGATGCCGCCAGCTTCTAAGTAAGGTTTCAGCATGTTCGAAGCATCCATGGCGCCCTCGCCGGTGGCACCTGCGCCTACCAGCGTATGTATCTCGTCGATGTAAACGATGTTTTTGTCGCTTTCCTCTTGTATGCCCTCCATTATTTGCTTAATGCGGTTCTCAAAGTCGCCGCGATACTGAGTGCCTGCCAACAGTGTGCCCAGGTCAAGCTGGTATATCTTGCTGCCTTTCAGGCGTTCAGGTAGGTTCTGGTCCTCCTCAATCATGCGTGCAAGTCCCCAAACTAGGGCTGTTTTGCCTACACCGGGTTCGCCCACGTGCAGCGGGTTGTTTTTGTCACGTCGACAAAGTACTTGTATAGTACGCTGCAACTCCTGCTCGCAACCAATCAGTGGGTTGTGCTGTTGGTACAGTGTGTTCATACAGGTAACCAGTCGGCGCCAGGCTTCCTGGCCCTTTTGCTGGTCGCCTGTGCCCAGTTGGTCGGCTAACTCGTAGGCGCTAATCAGGTCGCTCATAAAGTTGCTTTCATTATCGCCTAACGCATCTTTCAGTAGGTAACAGGCCCAAGATTCTGGTAGATTAAGTAACCCCATCACCAAGTGAGGAACATCGAGTGCTGTTGCACTGCTATTGATGATTTGCGCGCAGGCAAACTCTATCAGTTGTCCCATTTGTGTCGATGCTTCGGGTTCGTAATCTATGTCTTCGGGTACGGTCTCTACTTCGTCTAACTTGTTTTCTATTCGCTCCTGAAACAGGTTGGCTGAATAGTAGCTGTCGAGTGTGTTGTAAAACTCATTGTCGTCCATCATTACCAACAGCAGGTGCTCGGGCATGATAAACTCATGTCGGTACTCTTTGCAGCACTTCATAGTATCGCTGAGCATCCTGGCGGCGCGTTTGGTTTGCTTTATCTCTGCCATAGTTATTCCTCTGGTTCAACAGTTAAACGGAGGGGAAATCCCTCTTCACGGGCCATGTTGGTGGCTTTACGCACCTTCGATGTGGCAACGTCATAGCTATAGATACCCACCACTGCTTTGTCGCTATGGTGTACCTGCAGCATGAGTGCCTCGGCCTCTGTCTCACTTTTAAAAAACACTTGTGTAAGTATCTTCACCACAAATTCCATCGTGGTAAAATCGTCGTTGTATATTGTTACTTTGTATCGTCGCGGCTCGCGCAGGTTGGTGTGCTGCCGCTCTTTTGTTGCCGATTGTTCTTTTGCCATATTTCGATTTTCGTTTTAAAAATCGTGGCAAAGATACATTTTTTAGCTGAATTAAGCAAGAAAAACGCTGTAAAATGCTTATAATAAAAAAATCGCTAAGTTCAAAACTTAGCGACCTTTTTAGTTGGGGTACCCGGACTCGAACCAGGAAAGGCAGGACCAGAATCTGCAGTGTTACCATTACACCATACCCCAAAATGTTTTTGCTTAAGAACTCTCTTGTTCTGTTTTGCGGGTGCAAAGGTACTACTTTTTCTTGAACTACCAAAATTTTTTGGGGAAAAATTATAAAAAACCGCAAATTTTTCACTTTTTCTTTGTTTTTTGGGCAATTTACACTACCTTTGTGCACAAATAATAGCAAATTTTGAATGATACAACTTGTAGAAACAATTAAAGACGCGATTCAGGAGAAGAAGGGCTGCGATATTGTAGTGGCCGACCTGACTAAAATAGAAGGAACCATCTGTCAGTATTTCATTATCTGCACTGGCAACTCGCCCACGCAGGTCGAGGCTATTGCTGAGTCGGTGGGGGATATGGTGCGCGAACAGTTAAGCGAGAAACCTGCACACGTAGTAGGACTTGAAAACGCTCAGTGGGTGGCTATGGATTATACTGACGTATTGGTACACATTTTCTTGCCCGATGTGCGCGAGTATTACGATTTGGAACATCTGTGGGAAGATGCACCTCTGACTCGTATTCCAGATTTAGACTAATATATATATAATAGGTATATGGAGAATAATCAAAAACCAAACAATAATAACGGTGCTAACGGTCCTAAGATGAATATGCCCAAGTTCAACATGAACTGGATATATTTCATCGCTATTCTGGCTTTAGGACTGCTTTACTTTACCAGTGGTGGTGCCGAAAATAGTAGCGTAGCAAAAACCGCATCGTATAGCGAGTTCAAAACTATGGTTGAGCGTGGCTATGCCAAAAAGATTGTGGTAAACAAGGCCCAGAGCATGCTACGTATGTATGTAAAGCCCGAACATATCCGTGATGTGTTCCACCAGGGAACGCAGCAAACGGGTGTTGAGCCTTATCTGGAGGTAGAATTCGGTAGCGTAGATCAGGTTGAGCAGTTTGTAGCCAAGGCTAAGGATGAAAAGGTGTTTACCGGTGATCTGGCTTTCGATAATAAACGTGATAACGAGTTCTTATCGCTGATTCTATCTAACCTCATTCCTATTTTATTTATAGTAGGATTGTGGATATTCCTGATGCGTCGCATGGGCGGCGGAGGCGGCGGCGTTGGTGGCGGTGTCTTCAACGTAGGCAAGAGCAAAGCAAAGATGTATGAGAAGGGTGGTGAGTTAGGCATCACGTTTAAGGATGTTGCCGGACAAGCTGGTGCCAAACAAGAGATACAGGAGATTGTTGACTTCCTGAAGAATCCACAGAAATATACCGACTTGGGAGGTAAGATACCCAAGGGAGCCCTGCTGGTCGGTCCTCCGGGAACAGGTAAAACCCTGTTAGCTAAGGCTGTAGCAGGCGAGGCTGGTGTGCCTTTCTTCTCAATGAGTGGTTCTGACTTTGTAGAGATGTTTGTGGGTGTTGGTGCCAGTCGTGTACGCGATTTGTTCCAGCAGGCCAAAACAAAGAGTCCTTGTATCATCTTCATCGATGAGATTGATGCTGTGGGACGTGCTCGTTCAAAGAATCCTGCCATGGGCGGTAACGATGAGCGCGAGAATACGCTGAATGCCCTGTTGACTGAGATGGACGGATTCGGTACAAATAGCGGTGTTATTATTCTGGCTGCTACCAACCGTGCCGATATGCTTGATTCAGCTCTGCTGCGTGCAGGACGCTTCGATCGTCAGATACACGTTGATTTGCCTGATCTGAACGAGCGTAAGGAGGTATTTAAGGTACACCTGAAGCCTGTGAAGATTGACGAAAGCGTAGATATCGACTTCCTGGCTCGCCAAACACCAGGCTTCTCGGGTGCTGATATTGCCAATGTTTGTAATGAGGCTGCGCTGATTGCGGCCCGTCATAATAGTCAGACTGTAACGAAGCAGGACTTCCTGGATGCCGTTGACCGTATTATTGGCGGACTTGAAAAGAAGACCAAGGTGATGAC is a genomic window of Xylanibacter ruminicola 23 containing:
- a CDS encoding ATP-dependent Clp protease adaptor ClpS — protein: MAKEQSATKERQHTNLREPRRYKVTIYNDDFTTMEFVVKILTQVFFKSETEAEALMLQVHHSDKAVVGIYSYDVATSKVRKATNMAREEGFPLRLTVEPEE
- the rsfS gene encoding ribosome silencing factor, with the translated sequence MIQLVETIKDAIQEKKGCDIVVADLTKIEGTICQYFIICTGNSPTQVEAIAESVGDMVREQLSEKPAHVVGLENAQWVAMDYTDVLVHIFLPDVREYYDLEHLWEDAPLTRIPDLD